Proteins co-encoded in one Campylobacter jejuni genomic window:
- a CDS encoding NADH-ubiquinone oxidoreductase subunit E family protein, producing the protein MRRVDLRKSKELFEDLAQIIKEAKQGEVLVVLFEIGDFSPVEKSFSFVKEQGCELLNSLKFNQVDWTIVIKKERV; encoded by the coding sequence ATGAGAAGAGTAGATTTAAGAAAAAGCAAAGAGCTTTTTGAAGATTTAGCACAAATCATAAAAGAAGCAAAACAAGGCGAGGTTTTAGTGGTGCTTTTTGAAATCGGCGATTTTTCTCCTGTTGAAAAAAGTTTTTCTTTTGTAAAAGAACAAGGCTGTGAGCTTTTAAATTCTTTGAAATTTAATCAAGTGGATTGGACTATTGTTATAAAAAAGGAGAGGGTATGA
- a CDS encoding ATP-binding cassette domain-containing protein, protein MKVRNLNISLKNNLLLKDINLDIKTGKTLMILGQSGVGKSLLGKALVRLLDSNFTISFDELSFHNSCIFNFNKEELRNFRSKVALVLQDAELSLYPYLDIGNLCHLVLKTHTKLKQKERKDYAFSYFQKLGFENLDRLWHSYANELSLGMARRVSLALALLNQPQILICDEITASLDKENASKIISILKELKNTTALVCITHDLNLVNSLADEILMLEKNSSNLYSLNEFLRYYNA, encoded by the coding sequence TTGAAGGTAAGAAATTTAAATATCAGTTTGAAGAATAATTTATTGCTTAAGGATATTAATTTAGATATAAAAACAGGTAAAACTTTAATGATACTAGGACAAAGTGGAGTGGGCAAAAGTTTGTTAGGAAAAGCTTTGGTAAGACTTTTAGATTCTAATTTCACAATAAGTTTTGATGAATTAAGTTTTCATAATTCTTGTATTTTTAATTTTAATAAAGAAGAACTTAGAAATTTTCGTTCTAAGGTGGCACTTGTTTTGCAAGATGCAGAGCTTAGTCTTTATCCTTATTTGGATATTGGAAATTTATGTCATCTTGTTTTAAAAACTCATACAAAATTAAAACAAAAAGAAAGAAAAGATTACGCTTTTTCTTATTTTCAAAAATTAGGATTTGAAAATCTTGATCGTTTGTGGCATTCTTATGCTAATGAATTAAGTTTGGGTATGGCAAGAAGGGTGAGCCTAGCTTTGGCATTATTAAATCAACCCCAAATTTTAATTTGTGATGAAATCACAGCTTCTTTGGATAAAGAAAACGCTTCTAAGATTATATCGATTTTAAAAGAATTAAAAAATACTACAGCCTTAGTTTGCATCACTCATGATTTAAATTTGGTAAATTCTTTAGCAGATGAAATTCTTATGCTAGAAAAAAATAGTTCAAATTTATATAGCTTAAATGAGTTTTTAAGGTATTATAATGCTTAA
- the nuoI gene encoding NADH-quinone oxidoreductase subunit NuoI has protein sequence MKNYYLVDEKRKTPISTWEKISQALRRSVKLELFVGLFVMMRELLKRNNSATIKYPFEKVKLDNRYRAVHRLMRFIESENERCIGCGLCEKICISNCIRMETSLDENGRKKVGNYSINLGRCIYCGFCAEVCPELAIVHGTEYENAAEQRSYFGYKQDFLTPIDKLKNQVEFEGAGSLRKDADLLVIKTPNYYDAMLESALENQNTQEQGENK, from the coding sequence ATGAAAAATTATTATTTAGTGGATGAGAAAAGAAAAACTCCTATTAGCACTTGGGAGAAAATTTCACAAGCTTTGCGTAGAAGCGTTAAACTAGAGCTTTTTGTAGGGCTTTTTGTGATGATGAGAGAATTACTTAAGAGAAATAATAGCGCTACGATTAAATATCCTTTTGAAAAGGTAAAGCTTGACAATCGTTACCGTGCTGTTCATCGTCTGATGCGTTTTATAGAAAGTGAAAACGAAAGATGTATAGGTTGTGGGCTTTGCGAAAAAATTTGCATTAGCAATTGTATTAGAATGGAAACTTCTTTAGATGAAAATGGGCGTAAAAAAGTAGGAAATTATAGTATTAATTTAGGGCGTTGTATTTATTGTGGTTTTTGCGCTGAGGTTTGTCCTGAACTTGCTATAGTGCATGGCACAGAGTATGAAAATGCAGCCGAGCAAAGGTCTTATTTTGGCTATAAGCAAGATTTTTTAACTCCTATTGATAAGCTTAAAAATCAAGTTGAATTTGAAGGAGCGGGAAGCCTTAGAAAAGATGCTGATTTATTGGTGATAAAAACGCCAAATTATTACGATGCGATGCTTGAAAGTGCCTTAGAAAATCAAAACACACAAGAGCAAGGAGAAAACAAATGA
- the nuoC gene encoding NADH-quinone oxidoreductase subunit C, producing the protein MMRKYSDKKNAQTQNYYKDRFYHAPHTVKSDVNESVFKEDFEVLKTQVEILNSFVELDFWVIEIKKEDNVKTLQMLKTLGYLSFTEASAIDFIADKNGFEVFYQLLNLEKKLRVRIKTFVGVKERLQSVAHIFKGANWSEREIYDMFGIFIINHPNLKRILMPDDWFGHPLLKTYPLKGDEFARWYEIDKIFGKEYREVVGEEQRDSGFADDKDTLNFARLYHEVPKGGQKKEISFKQEYQEDEGVAFVKKVKRDEAKILEKRR; encoded by the coding sequence ATGATGAGAAAGTATAGCGATAAAAAAAATGCTCAAACTCAAAATTACTACAAAGATAGATTTTATCACGCACCACACACTGTAAAATCTGATGTTAATGAAAGTGTTTTTAAAGAGGATTTTGAAGTTTTAAAAACTCAAGTAGAAATTTTAAATTCCTTTGTAGAGCTTGATTTTTGGGTAATAGAAATTAAAAAAGAAGACAATGTTAAAACCTTGCAAATGCTTAAAACTTTAGGTTATTTAAGTTTTACAGAAGCAAGTGCTATTGATTTTATAGCAGATAAAAATGGTTTTGAAGTGTTTTATCAGCTTTTAAATTTAGAAAAAAAATTAAGAGTGAGAATAAAAACTTTTGTAGGCGTAAAAGAGCGTTTGCAAAGCGTGGCTCATATTTTTAAAGGAGCAAATTGGAGTGAGAGAGAAATTTATGATATGTTTGGAATTTTCATCATAAATCATCCCAATTTAAAACGCATTTTAATGCCTGATGATTGGTTTGGACATCCGCTTTTAAAGACTTATCCTTTAAAGGGCGATGAGTTTGCAAGATGGTATGAGATTGATAAAATTTTTGGCAAAGAATACCGCGAAGTAGTGGGCGAAGAACAAAGAGATTCTGGTTTTGCTGATGATAAAGATACGCTAAATTTTGCAAGACTTTATCATGAAGTGCCAAAAGGTGGTCAAAAGAAGGAAATTTCCTTTAAACAAGAATATCAAGAAGATGAAGGCGTGGCTTTTGTAAAAAAAGTAAAACGTGATGAAGCAAAAATTTTAGAGAAAAGGCGTTAA
- the nuoJ gene encoding NADH-quinone oxidoreductase subunit J, whose product MIENLAFVFFSVVVLGFFGIAVLSKNMLYSLSALAGGMVFLSGFYFLLDAEFLGVIQIIVYSGAVLGLYSFAMMFFDASKEFKEQLKAKKSFFTLVVLSAILLLAMLIGFKYQNISTDLPLNDPALFDFNKQLALAIFSKYLLAFEFIAILLLIALVCAITLTHKELTKEKQ is encoded by the coding sequence ATGATAGAAAATTTGGCTTTTGTATTTTTTAGTGTAGTGGTTTTAGGCTTTTTTGGCATTGCGGTTTTAAGTAAAAATATGCTTTATTCTCTTTCGGCTTTAGCGGGTGGAATGGTGTTTTTATCGGGATTTTATTTTTTACTTGATGCAGAGTTTTTAGGTGTGATACAAATTATTGTTTATAGTGGAGCTGTGCTTGGACTTTATAGTTTTGCGATGATGTTTTTTGATGCTTCTAAAGAATTTAAAGAACAACTTAAAGCTAAAAAAAGTTTTTTTACTTTGGTGGTTTTAAGTGCGATTTTACTTTTGGCCATGCTTATAGGTTTTAAATACCAAAATATCAGCACGGATTTGCCTTTAAACGATCCTGCTTTGTTTGATTTTAATAAACAACTGGCTTTAGCGATTTTTTCAAAATATCTTTTGGCTTTTGAGTTTATAGCTATTTTACTTTTGATTGCTTTAGTGTGTGCTATCACTCTTACTCATAAAGAGCTAACAAAGGAAAAACAATGA
- the nuoD gene encoding NADH dehydrogenase (quinone) subunit D, whose protein sequence is MQIPSKLKPYYENIAFEQEDSKMIINLGPQHPSAHGNLRLILELDGEQVVKARPCIGYMHRGMEKMAENMIYQEFIPTTDRMDYIAASANNYAYCAAVEKLCGLEIPRRAAVIRMILLELNRITSHLLWLATHALDIGAMSVFLYCFREREYVLDLIEKYCGARLTHSSMRIGGVMLDLPENYLEEMLAFCDKFPNDLKDYEDLLDDNRIWRLRTENVGVVTKEQALNWGCTGVMLRGSGIKYDIRKEEPYLLYNEVEFGVPYATQGDSYARYKVYMQEFRESLKILRQCATLYKDTPPEILATHPEYVSASKEQILTQNYSLMQHFVLITQGLKPPKGEVYVPTESPKGELGFFIHSDGTGRPYRLKARTPSYWHCAFFEEMLVGTYLADVVAIMGNVNIVLGEIDR, encoded by the coding sequence ATGCAAATTCCTAGCAAATTAAAACCTTATTATGAAAATATAGCTTTTGAGCAAGAAGACTCAAAAATGATTATCAATTTAGGCCCTCAACACCCTTCAGCACACGGAAATTTACGCCTTATTTTAGAACTTGATGGAGAGCAAGTTGTAAAAGCGCGTCCTTGTATAGGTTATATGCATCGTGGTATGGAAAAAATGGCTGAAAATATGATTTATCAAGAGTTTATTCCTACTACTGATAGAATGGATTATATCGCTGCTTCAGCGAATAATTATGCTTATTGTGCAGCGGTTGAAAAGCTTTGTGGTTTAGAGATTCCACGCCGTGCCGCAGTCATACGCATGATACTTTTAGAATTAAACCGTATCACATCACATTTGCTTTGGCTTGCCACTCATGCGCTTGATATTGGTGCGATGAGTGTGTTTTTATACTGCTTTAGAGAACGAGAATATGTTTTGGATTTGATAGAAAAGTATTGCGGTGCAAGGCTTACGCATTCTTCTATGAGAATAGGTGGGGTTATGCTTGATTTACCTGAGAATTATTTAGAAGAAATGCTTGCATTTTGCGATAAATTTCCAAATGATTTAAAAGATTATGAAGATCTTTTAGATGATAATAGAATTTGGCGTTTAAGAACTGAAAATGTAGGTGTAGTTACTAAAGAACAAGCTTTAAACTGGGGTTGTACGGGTGTGATGCTAAGAGGAAGTGGCATAAAATACGATATACGCAAAGAAGAGCCTTATTTGCTTTATAATGAAGTCGAATTTGGCGTGCCTTATGCTACGCAAGGGGATTCTTATGCAAGATATAAAGTTTATATGCAAGAATTTCGTGAAAGTTTGAAAATCCTTAGACAATGTGCCACGCTTTATAAAGATACTCCACCTGAAATTTTAGCTACGCATCCTGAGTATGTAAGTGCTTCAAAGGAACAAATTTTAACACAGAATTATTCTTTAATGCAGCATTTTGTTTTAATCACCCAAGGTTTAAAACCTCCTAAAGGCGAAGTTTATGTGCCTACTGAAAGTCCAAAAGGTGAGCTTGGCTTTTTTATCCATAGTGATGGTACAGGAAGACCTTATCGTTTAAAGGCTAGAACGCCTAGTTATTGGCATTGTGCGTTTTTTGAAGAAATGCTTGTAGGTACTTATTTAGCTGATGTTGTAGCCATTATGGGTAATGTAAATATAGTTTTAGGTGAGATAGATCGATGA
- a CDS encoding ATP-binding cassette domain-containing protein: MLKVCNLSKFYELKKHWYLKKERHIIFDNINFSLNENDNLIILGKSGAGKSTLARILCFLEDPSEGEVWYENLNLHKLDKNKQRLLRKQIQYCFQDQKMALNPYKKIKNLIQDGLENFNLQKNDDLILEFFDFFSLKKQILEQKPYELSGGEATRVGLIRALILNPKLLILDEITSALDIKTSKEILTFLYDYQQKNNISYIFITHQSDLFYKFNHKKLKL; encoded by the coding sequence ATGCTTAAAGTTTGTAATTTAAGTAAGTTTTATGAGCTTAAAAAGCATTGGTATTTAAAAAAAGAAAGACATATTATTTTTGATAATATCAATTTTTCTTTAAATGAAAATGACAATTTAATAATTTTAGGTAAAAGTGGTGCAGGTAAAAGCACATTAGCTAGAATTCTTTGTTTTTTAGAAGATCCAAGTGAGGGTGAGGTATGGTATGAAAATCTTAACTTACACAAGCTTGATAAAAACAAACAAAGACTTTTAAGAAAGCAAATTCAGTATTGCTTTCAAGATCAAAAAATGGCTTTAAACCCTTATAAAAAAATCAAAAATCTTATACAAGATGGTTTGGAAAATTTTAATTTACAAAAGAATGATGACTTGATTTTAGAATTTTTTGATTTTTTTAGTCTAAAAAAACAAATTTTAGAACAAAAACCCTATGAGTTAAGCGGAGGAGAAGCCACACGTGTAGGTCTTATCCGTGCTTTGATTTTAAATCCTAAATTGTTGATTTTAGATGAAATTACTTCAGCACTTGATATTAAAACTTCTAAAGAAATTTTAACTTTTTTATATGACTATCAGCAAAAAAATAATATTTCTTATATATTTATAACCCATCAAAGTGATCTTTTTTATAAATTTAATCATAAAAAATTAAAACTTTAA
- the nuoH gene encoding NADH-quinone oxidoreductase subunit NuoH: MSDFALEALIKCIIIIAIFASLAGLATYAERKVLAYFQRRIGPDMVGPFGLIQLVADMIKLFTKEDIIPSNSQKFIFAIAPLISAICAFVSLAAIPMLPEFTLFGKVIQPIVADINVALLFVIGTSGICFYAVFLGGLASNNKWSILGAARGLVAIISYESVGALALIAIVMLVGSFSLVDINNYQSDGFFSWLIFKQPLAFVLFIIALFIETNRTPLCLTENDAEIVAGYGTEYSGLRWGMFFIGEYASMIAGAILVTLLFLGGFNSFWIIPGWIMMIVKSSFIFFWYFWARAAFPQLRPDQVMKMCYLILIPLAVLNLLITALAVLL; the protein is encoded by the coding sequence ATGAGTGATTTTGCTTTAGAGGCTTTGATTAAATGTATTATTATCATTGCAATATTTGCGAGTTTAGCAGGTCTTGCAACTTATGCTGAAAGAAAGGTTTTAGCTTATTTTCAAAGACGCATAGGGCCTGATATGGTAGGGCCTTTTGGGCTTATTCAACTTGTAGCTGATATGATAAAACTTTTTACTAAAGAAGATATAATCCCTTCAAATTCGCAAAAATTTATTTTTGCTATAGCACCTTTAATTTCTGCTATTTGTGCTTTTGTTTCTTTAGCAGCTATTCCTATGCTACCTGAATTTACTTTATTTGGAAAGGTAATTCAGCCTATAGTGGCAGATATCAATGTAGCTTTGCTTTTTGTCATCGGTACTTCAGGAATTTGTTTTTATGCGGTGTTTTTGGGTGGACTTGCAAGTAATAATAAATGGTCGATTTTAGGGGCTGCAAGAGGGCTTGTAGCGATTATCTCCTATGAAAGCGTAGGAGCTTTAGCTTTGATTGCTATTGTAATGCTTGTAGGTTCTTTTTCTTTGGTGGATATCAACAATTATCAAAGCGATGGATTTTTTTCTTGGCTTATTTTTAAACAGCCTTTGGCTTTTGTGCTTTTTATAATTGCTTTATTTATAGAGACTAATAGAACTCCGCTTTGTTTGACGGAAAATGATGCTGAAATTGTAGCGGGTTATGGAACGGAGTATTCGGGTTTAAGATGGGGTATGTTTTTTATAGGTGAATATGCTTCTATGATAGCTGGAGCTATTTTGGTAACTCTTTTGTTTTTAGGGGGTTTTAATAGCTTTTGGATTATTCCTGGTTGGATTATGATGATAGTAAAATCAAGTTTTATTTTCTTTTGGTATTTTTGGGCAAGAGCTGCTTTTCCGCAATTGCGTCCAGATCAAGTGATGAAAATGTGCTATTTGATCTTAATCCCTTTAGCGGTTTTAAACCTTTTAATCACTGCTTTGGCAGTTCTTTTATAG
- the nuoG gene encoding NADH-quinone oxidoreductase subunit G codes for MTVKINGIDCAFEEGEYILNIARRNDIFIPAICYLSGCSPTLACRMCMVEADGKKVYSCNTKAKEGMIVESDLQNLWDERNDIMQTYCINHPLECGVCDKSGECELQNFTHKSRVNVQKHWIKDTHKPHKHWGMINYDPALCIVCERCITVCKDKIGESALKTVPRGGDSVDNSFKESMGKDAYAIWTKFQKSLIGPANGDTLDCSFCGECTSVCPTGALIGSKFQYTSNIWELKRIPASNPHSSDCELMYYDIKQSGISNQKEKIYRVSNDFAFASLNKAARFAFDTQNEADKDEKAFKELVELFEKNEIKNIKFNSFITNEEALILQNLKKKFNLSLINEEALKFKEFLQEFIANSGEFYSANTQDITKSDFLVVAGMLLRYDAPTLSYKINNALVMNKGSGLYFHPMEDMGIAKYSKNFIPHIHKNGDEEQILYFLLQKFSQDEGIKTHLAEFFISENKEIEESINEEVVEQVIEKDEEGNEIQKEVKKVVPKKVKKIIEVQRSIFAKNLGIDEDKLEDLLLKKANFTLVVGSDFYFHKNAKKLAKLLALIQNTTPFKVFLNPTHTNTLGVAIICDLDKNTQEGKTLGYNEKGDFSFSYEEHANLASASLNQQEGTFLNYDKRVVPTNAALEFKGYFLNDLANALGFDEEYTINYTKRLPINKGFSPIDFDHLDNFYTNAGDCKRGYELNLECFKQVAKKDFISPNFENLSLKEDEILLYSANPSYQFGRFSNRASAINEVIFLAVSENLAKEKNLKDKDLVKLKIKDKELSLSVRVDKDIKNGAFLPYFDEKLDTLSFFDERFVVANLEKLGANHE; via the coding sequence ATGACAGTTAAGATTAATGGTATAGATTGCGCCTTTGAAGAAGGCGAATATATTTTAAATATAGCAAGAAGAAATGATATTTTTATCCCAGCGATTTGCTATCTTTCAGGCTGTAGTCCTACTTTGGCTTGTCGTATGTGTATGGTTGAAGCTGATGGTAAAAAGGTATATTCTTGCAATACTAAAGCAAAAGAGGGTATGATTGTAGAAAGTGATTTACAAAATCTTTGGGATGAAAGAAATGATATCATGCAAACTTATTGCATCAATCATCCTTTAGAATGTGGGGTTTGCGATAAATCAGGCGAGTGTGAATTGCAAAATTTCACCCATAAAAGCCGTGTAAATGTTCAAAAGCATTGGATTAAAGACACGCATAAACCGCATAAACATTGGGGAATGATTAATTACGATCCCGCGCTTTGCATAGTATGTGAGCGTTGTATTACAGTTTGTAAGGATAAAATCGGAGAAAGTGCTTTAAAGACTGTTCCTCGTGGCGGAGATAGTGTGGATAATAGCTTTAAAGAGAGCATGGGAAAAGATGCTTATGCGATTTGGACTAAATTTCAAAAAAGTTTGATAGGTCCTGCAAATGGTGATACGCTTGATTGTTCATTTTGTGGAGAATGTACAAGCGTGTGTCCAACAGGAGCTTTGATAGGTTCGAAATTTCAATATACTTCAAATATTTGGGAACTTAAAAGAATCCCTGCTTCAAATCCGCATTCAAGCGATTGTGAGTTGATGTATTATGATATTAAGCAAAGCGGCATTAGCAATCAAAAAGAAAAAATTTATCGAGTGAGTAATGATTTTGCCTTTGCGAGTTTAAATAAGGCTGCAAGATTTGCTTTTGATACGCAAAATGAGGCGGATAAAGACGAAAAAGCCTTTAAAGAACTTGTGGAACTTTTTGAGAAAAATGAAATTAAAAACATTAAATTTAATAGTTTTATTACCAATGAAGAAGCTTTGATTTTGCAAAATTTAAAAAAGAAATTTAATCTTTCTTTGATCAATGAAGAAGCTTTGAAATTTAAAGAATTTTTACAAGAATTTATCGCTAATTCTGGTGAGTTTTATAGCGCTAATACTCAAGATATAACAAAAAGTGATTTTTTGGTTGTAGCTGGAATGCTTTTAAGATATGATGCTCCAACGCTTAGCTATAAAATCAATAATGCTTTAGTGATGAATAAAGGCTCAGGGCTTTATTTTCATCCTATGGAAGATATGGGTATAGCAAAATATTCTAAAAATTTTATCCCGCACATTCATAAAAATGGCGATGAAGAGCAAATTTTATATTTTTTACTTCAAAAATTTAGCCAAGATGAAGGTATCAAAACTCATTTAGCAGAGTTTTTTATTAGTGAAAATAAAGAAATAGAAGAAAGTATCAACGAAGAAGTTGTAGAACAAGTCATAGAAAAAGATGAAGAAGGCAATGAAATTCAAAAAGAAGTAAAAAAAGTCGTGCCTAAGAAAGTGAAAAAAATCATAGAAGTGCAACGCTCTATTTTTGCTAAAAATTTAGGCATAGATGAAGATAAATTAGAAGATTTATTGCTTAAAAAAGCAAATTTTACTCTTGTTGTAGGGAGTGATTTTTATTTTCATAAAAATGCGAAAAAACTTGCTAAATTACTTGCTTTGATCCAAAATACCACTCCTTTTAAAGTCTTTTTAAATCCTACGCATACTAATACCTTAGGTGTGGCTATAATTTGTGATTTGGATAAAAACACGCAAGAAGGCAAGACTTTAGGCTACAATGAAAAAGGTGATTTTAGTTTTTCTTATGAAGAGCATGCAAATTTAGCTAGTGCGAGTTTAAATCAGCAAGAAGGAACTTTTTTAAATTATGATAAAAGAGTGGTACCAACTAACGCTGCTTTAGAATTTAAGGGATATTTTTTAAATGATTTGGCTAATGCTTTAGGTTTTGATGAGGAATATACTATAAATTATACTAAGAGACTCCCTATAAATAAAGGTTTTTCTCCGATTGATTTTGATCATTTAGACAATTTTTATACCAATGCAGGCGATTGCAAAAGGGGATATGAGCTTAATTTAGAATGTTTCAAACAAGTTGCTAAAAAAGATTTCATCTCTCCAAATTTTGAAAATTTAAGCCTAAAAGAAGATGAAATTTTGCTTTATAGTGCTAATCCTAGCTATCAATTTGGTAGATTTTCAAATCGTGCTAGTGCGATTAATGAGGTGATTTTTTTAGCTGTAAGTGAAAATTTAGCTAAAGAAAAAAATTTAAAAGATAAAGATCTTGTAAAACTTAAAATAAAAGATAAAGAATTAAGCCTTAGTGTGCGTGTGGATAAGGACATAAAAAATGGAGCTTTCTTGCCGTATTTTGATGAAAAGCTTGACACGCTAAGTTTTTTTGATGAAAGATTTGTTGTGGCGAATTTAGAAAAATTAGGAGCAAACCATGAGTGA
- a CDS encoding ABC transporter permease, with translation MILFKFLIILAPLIFLFLCALFAPFLTPFDILSTHLENLHQAPNFTYILGTDFLGRDLFSRLLFALRNSLLIGVGGSLLSIIFALCYLFLARCFFYVFWMRILEFFLALPAFLLMMFFQSMITSDVFLMIFLIALIHWCFIARIIESELKRLENLDFYKANIVLGRTKFRAFFKDLIPALKTLIFTLFIFNIVHAIATEATLSFFGLGLGFEIPTLGTLLSESSKAVFIGAWWMILFPLLSLLLLFLPLLWLGNFLQKIWGIRS, from the coding sequence TTGATTTTGTTTAAATTTCTTATCATTCTTGCGCCTTTAATTTTTTTGTTTTTATGCGCCTTGTTTGCACCTTTTTTGACTCCTTTTGATATTTTAAGTACTCATTTAGAAAATTTGCATCAAGCTCCTAATTTTACTTATATTTTAGGGACTGATTTTTTAGGCAGGGATTTGTTTTCTCGTTTGCTTTTTGCTTTGAGAAATTCTTTGCTTATAGGTGTTGGTGGATCTTTATTGTCTATTATCTTTGCTTTGTGTTATTTGTTTTTAGCGCGATGTTTTTTTTATGTTTTTTGGATGCGTATTTTAGAGTTTTTTTTAGCCTTGCCTGCTTTTTTACTTATGATGTTTTTTCAAAGTATGATAACTTCTGATGTGTTTTTGATGATTTTTTTAATCGCTTTAATTCATTGGTGTTTCATAGCAAGAATTATAGAAAGTGAATTAAAAAGACTTGAAAATTTAGATTTTTACAAAGCAAATATAGTGCTTGGAAGAACTAAATTTAGAGCTTTTTTTAAAGATTTAATACCTGCTTTAAAAACACTGATTTTTACACTTTTTATATTTAATATCGTTCATGCTATAGCCACAGAAGCTACTTTGAGTTTTTTTGGACTGGGTTTAGGATTTGAAATTCCAACTTTAGGTACTCTTTTGAGTGAGTCTTCAAAAGCAGTTTTTATAGGCGCTTGGTGGATGATACTTTTTCCACTTTTAAGCTTGCTTTTGTTGTTTTTACCTCTTTTATGGTTGGGTAATTTTTTACAAAAAATTTGGGGTATAAGATCTTGA
- the nuoB gene encoding NuoB/complex I 20 kDa subunit family protein has product MAEHQVNYASGLPVVLTSVDKLVQWGRSNSLWALSYGLACCAIEMMAAGGSRYDFDRFGTIFRASPRHSEVMIIAGTLCKKHAEFTRRLYDQMPDPKWVISMGSCANTGGMFNTYSTVQGVDRIIPVDIYVPGCAPRPESFQFALMILQKKIRKEKASRKIAPKRLI; this is encoded by the coding sequence ATGGCAGAGCATCAAGTAAATTATGCAAGTGGTTTGCCCGTAGTTTTAACCAGTGTGGATAAGCTAGTTCAATGGGGCAGGAGTAATTCTTTATGGGCTTTATCTTATGGACTTGCCTGTTGTGCGATTGAGATGATGGCGGCTGGGGGTTCAAGATATGATTTTGATAGATTTGGAACGATTTTTAGAGCTTCACCACGCCACAGTGAAGTGATGATTATCGCAGGAACTTTGTGTAAAAAGCACGCTGAATTTACAAGAAGACTTTATGATCAAATGCCTGATCCTAAATGGGTGATTTCTATGGGAAGTTGTGCCAATACAGGCGGTATGTTTAATACTTATTCTACTGTTCAAGGAGTGGATAGAATTATACCTGTAGATATTTATGTGCCAGGCTGTGCTCCACGCCCCGAAAGTTTTCAGTTTGCTTTGATGATTTTGCAAAAAAAGATTCGCAAAGAAAAAGCAAGTCGCAAGATCGCACCTAAAAGGTTGATATGA
- the nuoA gene encoding NAD(P)H-quinone oxidoreductase subunit 3: MSHIDASHPYFGIFLMLVLASVIFFGLVFLASKIGNNFAAKNRKKLGLGIYECGPIPVKQANKINSQFFIIALIFILLDIEVVFLFPWALIFKDLGWFGFLEVFVFIVLLGVGFLYAYKKGAFAWQSIK, encoded by the coding sequence ATGTCTCATATAGATGCTTCGCATCCTTATTTTGGTATTTTTTTAATGCTAGTACTTGCTAGTGTTATTTTTTTTGGACTGGTTTTTTTAGCTTCAAAAATCGGTAATAATTTTGCCGCAAAAAATCGCAAAAAATTAGGACTTGGAATTTATGAATGTGGTCCTATTCCTGTTAAACAAGCTAACAAGATTAACTCTCAATTTTTCATCATCGCCTTAATCTTCATACTTTTGGATATAGAAGTTGTGTTTTTATTTCCTTGGGCTTTGATTTTTAAAGATTTAGGTTGGTTTGGATTTTTAGAAGTTTTTGTTTTTATCGTACTTTTAGGAGTTGGATTTTTATATGCTTATAAAAAAGGAGCGTTTGCATGGCAGAGCATCAAGTAA